In Streptomyces sp. NBC_00091, the following proteins share a genomic window:
- a CDS encoding BTAD domain-containing putative transcriptional regulator → MRYAILGTAQAIRDDGSTVAVGGARLRALLTALALRPGRAVPVALLVAEVWDADPPADALAALQALVGRLRRVLGHAAVRSAEGGYLLEAEREDVDLYRFERLVRAAAAATEPARAAALYDEGLALWRGPALASLPDPAAESARWEAVRMDARRGRLGAALALGEAERALPELSELCARQPLDEPLQVLRIRALRAVGRPAEALAAYETVRRDLATRLGTDPGPALRALHTELLSPPTPPGPGTPTPVGPAAPAPAPGVPEGAAGRLSADPAPGVGAPGTWPAAPEAPAPGAGPAAQAGPGPQGAAPAPAGRAAVAPVGAGPEDAGGRYPADVAGSRAAGPWRAAPAAPAPGVPEGAAGRLSADPAPGVAAPGTRPATQAPAPAPAGRAAVAPVGNLRARLTTFVGREEDIRVIGDDLARARLVTLLGPGGAGKTRLSQEAAETHAHATGDGWPDGVWLVELAPVDDPEDVAEAALAALGARETKLRGAAAEELRALTERAGDNPLDRLAEHCSRRRILLLLDNCEHVIGAAAELAERLLTHCPGVQILATSREPLGVPGEFLRPVEPLPDPVALRLLGDRGAAARPGFSVAADPAAAAEICRRLDGLPLAIELAAARLRLLTPRQIADRLDDRFRLLTGGARTVLPRQQTLRAVVDWSWDLLDEPERAVLRRLSVFAGGCDLDAAEAVCGAGGLDVADAMAALVDKSLVVAAPGPAGDMRYRLLETVGEYAAERLAEAGADREDTGHRHLVHYRELARTAEPLLRGHGQRAAADRLATEHENLRTALRRAVATRDVGEVLCLVHSLGWYWHMHDLRAESRHWSEAAAELGPDPFTPPYVPAEPVYERLIDTPPPYSGEVLAEGWRALHLVRLAARDQTNTDWDTPEVRARVEGVLATYRPGLPQTCRAPASLWIYAVMIAGDAGLLKRVVDATVDTARELGYRWELGSALQLRANILANRADWAGDASRDADESLALFRELGDDWGCAEALSARAEAREKQGDYALSAQDYREAIEYAERLGAKAQVTVLRVRMAGCLVENGRIEEAERILREILATVQQFGNEAGPAARMFLTGILGRTGRIPEARAQVHVLREEFALGAFAVFDVLLLASTAWLDNLEGKHENALLLAREAAEAVRHPLALMVAPYLPALYLLTAAVALAGLGGPERAYEAARLIGAYRAHLPPEHFPVSTEREDAALAEERARAELGDTAYEAAYAEGGGLTMEEATALI, encoded by the coding sequence GTGCGCTACGCGATTCTCGGGACCGCCCAGGCCATCCGCGACGACGGGAGCACCGTCGCCGTCGGCGGAGCGCGCCTTCGGGCGCTGCTGACCGCGCTCGCGCTGCGGCCGGGGCGCGCCGTACCGGTGGCGCTGCTGGTCGCCGAGGTGTGGGACGCCGACCCGCCGGCCGATGCGCTCGCCGCGCTCCAGGCGCTGGTGGGGCGGCTGCGGCGGGTGCTGGGGCACGCGGCCGTGCGCTCCGCGGAGGGCGGGTACCTGCTGGAGGCGGAGCGGGAGGACGTGGACCTGTACCGCTTCGAGCGGCTCGTGCGCGCCGCCGCGGCCGCCACGGAGCCCGCCCGGGCGGCGGCCCTGTACGACGAGGGGCTCGCGCTGTGGCGGGGCCCGGCGCTGGCCTCCCTCCCCGATCCGGCGGCCGAGTCCGCGCGTTGGGAGGCCGTACGGATGGACGCGCGCCGGGGCCGTCTGGGCGCGGCCCTGGCCCTGGGCGAAGCGGAACGGGCCCTGCCGGAGCTGTCGGAGCTGTGCGCGCGGCAGCCCCTGGACGAGCCCTTGCAGGTGCTGCGGATCCGGGCCCTGCGTGCGGTGGGCCGCCCGGCGGAGGCGCTGGCCGCCTACGAGACCGTCCGCCGGGACCTCGCGACCCGCCTCGGCACGGACCCCGGCCCGGCCCTACGCGCCCTGCACACCGAACTCCTCTCCCCACCCACCCCGCCCGGTCCCGGCACGCCCACCCCGGTCGGGCCCGCAGCCCCGGCCCCCGCCCCGGGCGTGCCCGAGGGGGCGGCGGGCCGCCTTTCGGCCGACCCCGCCCCGGGCGTTGGCGCCCCGGGCACCTGGCCCGCCGCCCCGGAGGCCCCCGCCCCGGGCGCCGGGCCCGCCGCCCAGGCCGGGCCCGGGCCCCAGGGGGCGGCCCCCGCCCCCGCCGGGCGGGCGGCCGTCGCCCCGGTCGGGGCCGGGCCCGAGGATGCCGGCGGGCGGTATCCGGCCGACGTCGCCGGCTCGCGTGCCGCCGGCCCCTGGCGCGCCGCCCCGGCGGCTCCGGCCCCGGGCGTGCCCGAGGGGGCGGCGGGCCGCCTTTCGGCCGACCCCGCCCCGGGCGTTGCTGCCCCGGGCACCCGGCCCGCCACCCAGGCTCCGGCCCCCGCCCCCGCCGGGCGGGCGGCTGTCGCCCCGGTCGGGAATCTGCGGGCGCGGCTCACCACCTTCGTCGGGCGGGAGGAGGACATCCGCGTCATCGGCGACGACCTCGCCCGGGCCCGGCTCGTGACCCTGCTCGGGCCCGGCGGCGCCGGGAAGACGCGGCTCTCGCAGGAGGCCGCCGAGACCCACGCGCACGCCACGGGCGACGGCTGGCCCGACGGGGTGTGGCTCGTGGAGCTGGCGCCCGTCGACGATCCGGAGGACGTCGCCGAGGCGGCCCTCGCCGCACTCGGGGCCCGCGAGACCAAGCTGCGCGGCGCCGCCGCCGAGGAGCTGCGCGCGCTGACCGAGCGGGCCGGGGACAACCCCCTCGACCGGCTCGCCGAGCACTGCTCCCGCCGCCGGATCCTGCTGCTCCTGGACAACTGCGAGCACGTCATCGGCGCCGCCGCCGAACTCGCCGAACGCCTCCTCACCCACTGCCCCGGCGTGCAGATCCTGGCCACCAGCCGCGAACCCCTCGGCGTGCCCGGCGAGTTCCTGCGCCCCGTCGAGCCCCTGCCGGACCCCGTCGCGCTGCGGCTCCTCGGCGACCGGGGCGCCGCCGCGCGGCCCGGCTTCAGCGTCGCGGCCGATCCGGCCGCCGCCGCCGAGATCTGCCGCCGCCTGGACGGTCTGCCGCTCGCCATCGAGCTGGCCGCCGCCCGCCTCAGGCTGCTCACCCCGCGCCAGATCGCCGACCGCCTCGACGACCGCTTCCGCCTCCTGACCGGCGGCGCCCGTACCGTCCTGCCCCGCCAGCAGACGCTGCGCGCGGTGGTCGACTGGTCCTGGGACCTGCTCGACGAGCCCGAACGGGCCGTACTGCGGCGGCTGTCGGTCTTCGCCGGCGGCTGCGACCTGGACGCCGCCGAAGCCGTCTGCGGCGCGGGCGGCCTCGACGTCGCCGACGCCATGGCGGCCCTGGTCGACAAGTCCCTCGTCGTGGCCGCGCCCGGCCCCGCCGGCGACATGCGCTACCGCCTCTTGGAGACCGTCGGCGAGTACGCCGCCGAGCGCCTCGCCGAGGCCGGCGCGGACCGCGAGGACACCGGGCACCGCCACCTCGTCCACTACCGCGAACTCGCCCGCACCGCCGAACCCCTGCTCCGCGGCCACGGCCAGCGCGCCGCCGCCGACCGGCTCGCCACCGAGCACGAGAACCTGCGTACCGCCCTGCGCCGGGCCGTCGCCACCCGCGACGTCGGCGAAGTGCTGTGCCTCGTCCACTCGCTCGGCTGGTACTGGCACATGCACGACCTGCGCGCCGAGTCCCGGCACTGGTCCGAGGCGGCCGCCGAGCTCGGCCCCGACCCCTTCACCCCGCCCTACGTCCCCGCCGAGCCCGTGTACGAGCGGCTCATCGACACGCCGCCGCCGTACTCCGGGGAGGTCCTCGCCGAGGGCTGGCGCGCCCTGCACCTGGTCCGGCTGGCCGCCCGGGACCAGACCAACACCGACTGGGACACCCCCGAGGTCCGCGCCCGGGTCGAGGGCGTGCTCGCCACGTACCGGCCCGGGCTCCCGCAGACCTGCCGGGCACCGGCCTCCCTGTGGATCTACGCCGTCATGATCGCGGGGGACGCGGGCCTGCTCAAGCGGGTCGTGGACGCGACCGTCGACACCGCCCGCGAACTCGGCTACCGCTGGGAGCTCGGCTCCGCCCTCCAGCTGCGGGCCAACATCCTCGCCAACCGCGCCGACTGGGCCGGCGACGCCTCCCGCGACGCCGACGAGAGCCTGGCCCTCTTCCGCGAACTCGGCGACGACTGGGGCTGCGCCGAAGCCCTGTCGGCCCGCGCCGAAGCCCGGGAGAAGCAAGGGGACTACGCCCTCTCCGCCCAGGACTACCGCGAGGCGATCGAGTACGCCGAACGCCTCGGCGCCAAGGCACAGGTGACGGTGCTGCGCGTGCGGATGGCCGGCTGCCTCGTGGAGAACGGCCGGATCGAGGAGGCCGAGCGGATCCTCAGGGAAATCCTCGCCACCGTGCAGCAGTTCGGCAACGAGGCCGGGCCCGCCGCCCGGATGTTCCTCACCGGCATCCTCGGCCGCACCGGCCGGATCCCCGAAGCCCGCGCCCAGGTCCACGTGCTGCGCGAGGAGTTCGCCCTCGGCGCCTTCGCCGTCTTCGACGTGCTCCTGCTCGCCTCGACGGCCTGGCTGGACAATCTGGAGGGCAAGCACGAGAACGCCCTGCTGCTGGCCCGGGAGGCCGCGGAGGCCGTCCGGCACCCGCTCGCGCTGATGGTCGCCCCGTACCTGCCCGCCCTGTACCTGCTGACGGCCGCGGTGGCCCTGGCCGGCCTCGGCGGCCCGGAGCGGGCGTACGAGGCCGCGCGGCTGATCGGCGCCTACCGGGCCCACCTGCCGCCGGAGCACTTCCCGGTCAGCACGGAACGCGAGGACGCCGCCCTCGCCGAGGAACGGGCGCGGGCCGAGCTGGGCGACACCGCGTACGAGGCGGCGTACGCCGAAGGCGGCGGCCTCACCATGGAGGAGGCCACCGCCCTCATCTGA
- the npdG gene encoding NADPH-dependent F420 reductase, which yields MTSSDSTQKPPAKDPWDLPDVSGLVVGVLGGTGDQGRGLAYRLARAGQKVIIGSRAADRAHTAAEELGLGVEGADNAECARRSDIVIIAVPWEGHAKTLEALREDLAGKLVVDCVNPLGFDKQGAYALQVEEGSAAQQAAALLPDSRVTAAFHHLSAVLLQDTSVEEIDTDVMVLGESRADTDLVQALAARIPGMRGVFSGRLRNAHQVEAMVANLISTNRRYKAHAGLRLTDV from the coding sequence ATGACTTCCTCAGACAGCACGCAGAAGCCGCCGGCCAAGGACCCCTGGGACCTCCCGGACGTCTCCGGCCTCGTCGTCGGCGTCCTCGGCGGCACCGGCGACCAGGGCCGCGGCCTCGCCTACCGGCTCGCCCGGGCGGGCCAGAAGGTGATCATCGGCTCCCGCGCCGCCGACCGCGCGCACACCGCCGCCGAGGAGCTCGGCCTCGGCGTCGAGGGCGCCGACAACGCCGAATGCGCCCGCCGCAGCGACATCGTGATCATCGCGGTGCCGTGGGAGGGCCACGCCAAGACCCTCGAAGCCCTGCGCGAGGACCTCGCCGGCAAGCTCGTCGTGGACTGCGTGAACCCCCTCGGCTTCGACAAGCAGGGCGCCTACGCCCTCCAGGTCGAGGAGGGCAGCGCCGCCCAGCAGGCCGCCGCCCTGCTCCCGGACTCCCGGGTCACCGCCGCCTTCCACCACCTCTCGGCGGTCCTCCTCCAGGACACCTCCGTCGAGGAGATCGACACCGACGTGATGGTGCTCGGCGAGTCCCGCGCCGACACCGACCTCGTCCAGGCCCTCGCGGCCCGCATCCCCGGCATGCGCGGAGTCTTCTCGGGCCGGCTGCGCAACGCCCACCAGGTCGAGGCGATGGTCGCCAACCTCATCTCCACCAACCGCCGCTACAAGGCCCACGCCGGCCTGCGCCTCACCGACGTCTGA
- a CDS encoding NAD+ synthase — MPQLRLALNQIDSRVGDIAANADSVVHWTRHSAEQGAHLVAFPEMTLTGYPVEDLALRASFVDASRTALVELARRLADEGLGGLPVVVGYLDRSERAAPRLGRPAGSPENAAAVLYGGEVVLRFAKHHLPNYGVFDEFRYFVPGDTQPVVRVHGVDVALAICEDLWQEGGRVPATRSAGAGLLISINASPYERNKDDVRLELVRKRAQEAGCTLAYVAMIGGQDELVFDGDSIVVDADGEVIVRAPQFSEGCVLVDLDLPAAPADAPGGVVDDGLRIDRVILSEEPVEAYEPVVTGGYADRLDDDEEVYDALVVGLRAYVRKNGFRSVLIGLSGGIDSALVAAIACDAIGAQNVYGIAMPSKYSSEHSKGDAADLAVRTGLNLRTVPIEPMFDAYMGALGLTGLAEENLQSRLRGTMLMAVSNQEGHIVLAPGNKSELAVGYSTLYGDSVGAYGPIKDLYKSDVFRLARYRNRAAAERGETPPIPENSIVKPPSAELRPDQVDTDSLPDYPVLDAILDLYVDRDQGLEAIVAAGFDRELVVRTLRMVDTAEYKRRQYPPGTKISAKGFGKDRRLPITNGWREQA, encoded by the coding sequence GTGCCCCAACTTCGCCTGGCTCTGAATCAGATCGACTCGCGGGTCGGCGACATCGCCGCCAACGCCGACTCGGTCGTCCACTGGACGCGGCACTCCGCCGAGCAGGGCGCCCACCTCGTGGCGTTCCCGGAGATGACGCTGACCGGGTACCCCGTCGAGGACCTGGCCCTGCGGGCCTCCTTCGTCGACGCGTCCCGCACCGCCCTGGTCGAGCTCGCCCGGCGACTGGCGGACGAGGGGCTCGGCGGGCTTCCCGTCGTCGTCGGCTACCTCGACCGCAGCGAGCGGGCCGCCCCGCGGCTCGGCCGCCCGGCCGGCTCCCCGGAGAACGCGGCCGCCGTGCTGTACGGCGGCGAGGTCGTCCTGCGGTTCGCCAAGCACCACCTCCCCAACTACGGCGTCTTCGACGAGTTCCGCTACTTCGTGCCGGGCGACACCCAGCCGGTGGTCCGGGTGCACGGGGTCGACGTCGCGCTCGCCATCTGCGAGGACCTCTGGCAGGAGGGCGGCCGCGTCCCGGCCACCCGCTCCGCCGGGGCCGGGCTGCTGATCTCGATCAACGCCTCCCCGTACGAGCGCAACAAGGACGACGTACGTCTCGAACTGGTCCGCAAGCGCGCCCAGGAGGCCGGCTGCACCCTCGCCTACGTGGCGATGATCGGCGGCCAGGACGAGCTGGTCTTCGACGGCGACTCGATCGTCGTCGACGCCGACGGCGAGGTCATCGTCCGCGCCCCGCAGTTCTCCGAGGGCTGCGTCCTGGTGGACCTGGACCTCCCGGCCGCGCCGGCCGACGCCCCCGGGGGCGTGGTCGACGACGGCTTGCGCATCGACCGCGTGATCCTCTCCGAGGAGCCGGTGGAGGCGTACGAGCCGGTCGTGACCGGCGGCTACGCCGACCGCCTGGACGACGACGAGGAGGTCTACGACGCGCTGGTGGTGGGCCTGCGCGCGTACGTCAGGAAGAACGGCTTCCGCTCGGTCCTGATCGGGCTCTCCGGCGGCATCGACTCCGCGCTCGTCGCGGCCATCGCCTGCGACGCGATCGGCGCGCAGAACGTGTACGGCATCGCCATGCCCTCGAAGTACTCCTCGGAGCACTCCAAGGGCGACGCCGCCGATCTGGCCGTACGGACCGGGCTGAACCTCCGGACCGTCCCGATCGAGCCGATGTTCGACGCCTACATGGGGGCGCTGGGCCTGACCGGCCTGGCCGAGGAGAACCTCCAGTCCCGGCTGCGCGGCACCATGCTGATGGCGGTCTCCAACCAGGAGGGCCACATCGTGCTGGCCCCGGGCAACAAGTCCGAGCTGGCCGTCGGCTACTCCACGCTCTACGGGGATTCCGTCGGCGCCTACGGTCCGATCAAGGACCTCTACAAGAGCGACGTCTTCCGGCTCGCCCGGTACCGCAACCGGGCGGCGGCCGAGCGGGGCGAGACCCCGCCCATCCCGGAGAACTCGATCGTCAAGCCGCCGAGCGCCGAGCTGCGCCCGGACCAGGTGGACACGGACTCGCTGCCGGACTATCCGGTGCTCGACGCGATCCTGGACCTGTACGTGGACCGGGACCAGGGCCTGGAGGCGATCGTCGCGGCCGGCTTCGACCGGGAGCTGGTCGTCAGGACCCTGCGGATGGTGGACACGGCGGAGTACAAGCGCCGCCAGTACCCGCCGGGCACCAAGATCTCCGCGAAGGGCTTCGGCAAGGACCGCCGCCTGCCGATCACCAACGGCTGGCGCGAGCAGGCGTAG
- a CDS encoding ABC transporter permease: MSSVTTTKPATTAAAPAVAGTPAGEGRIGLRANLRHIGALVRRNALQIKQDPESMFDVLIMPIIFTLLFVFVFGGAISGKGNQGQYVNYVVPGLMAMMGMNIAMGVGTGVNDDFKKGVMDRFRSMPIARSSVLIAKIVVELGRMMVAIAILLGMGFILGLSIKSSVLDLFLAIGLSAVFGASLMWIFILLGLTLKTAQAVQGMAMIVLMPLQFGSSIFAPPTTMPGWLQSFTDYNPLSNLADAARALINDTPLGNSVWITLAWSVAITAVTMPIAVRKFRQKT, translated from the coding sequence ATGAGCTCCGTAACCACGACGAAGCCCGCCACCACCGCGGCCGCCCCGGCGGTGGCCGGGACACCGGCCGGCGAGGGCCGGATCGGCCTGCGGGCCAACCTGCGCCACATCGGCGCGCTGGTCCGCCGCAACGCCCTGCAGATCAAGCAGGACCCCGAGTCGATGTTCGACGTCCTGATCATGCCGATCATCTTCACGCTGCTGTTCGTGTTCGTCTTCGGCGGCGCGATCTCCGGCAAGGGCAACCAGGGCCAGTACGTCAACTACGTGGTCCCGGGCCTGATGGCGATGATGGGCATGAACATCGCGATGGGCGTCGGCACCGGCGTCAACGACGACTTCAAGAAGGGCGTGATGGACCGCTTCCGGTCCATGCCGATCGCCCGGTCCTCGGTGCTCATCGCCAAGATCGTGGTCGAGCTCGGCCGGATGATGGTCGCCATAGCGATCCTGCTCGGCATGGGCTTCATCCTCGGCCTGTCGATCAAGAGCTCGGTCCTGGACCTGTTCCTCGCCATCGGTCTGTCGGCGGTCTTCGGCGCCTCACTGATGTGGATCTTCATCCTGCTCGGTCTCACCCTGAAGACCGCCCAGGCGGTCCAGGGCATGGCGATGATCGTCCTGATGCCGCTGCAGTTCGGCAGCTCGATCTTCGCGCCGCCGACGACGATGCCCGGCTGGCTGCAGAGCTTCACCGACTACAACCCGCTGTCCAACCTGGCCGACGCGGCCCGCGCCCTGATCAACGACACCCCGCTCGGCAACTCGGTGTGGATCACCCTGGCCTGGTCGGTCGCCATCACGGCGGTCACCATGCCGATCGCGGTCCGCAAGTTCCGCCAGAAGACCTGA
- the panB gene encoding 3-methyl-2-oxobutanoate hydroxymethyltransferase encodes MTHAVSPAREAASPTLYGGTGNRRITVRDLTLAKERGEKWPMLTAYDAMTASVFDEAGIPVMLVGDSMGNCHLGYETTVPVTMDEMTLLSAAVVRGTSRALIIGDLPFGSYQEGAVQALRSATRLVKEAGVGAVKLEGGERSLRQTELIVQSGIPVMSHLGLTPQSVNAMGYRVQGRTDEAAHQLLRDAKAAQDAGAFAVVLELVPAELAAEVTRSLHIPTVGIGAGSECDAQVLVWTDMMGLTGGKMPRFVKQYANLRQTMGDAAKAFAEDVVGGSFPQPEHAFH; translated from the coding sequence ATGACGCATGCCGTTTCGCCTGCCCGCGAAGCCGCCTCCCCCACCCTGTACGGAGGCACGGGCAACCGGCGGATCACCGTCCGCGACCTCACCCTCGCCAAGGAGCGCGGCGAGAAGTGGCCCATGCTCACCGCCTACGACGCCATGACGGCGTCCGTGTTCGACGAGGCCGGCATCCCGGTCATGCTCGTCGGTGACTCGATGGGCAACTGCCACCTCGGCTACGAGACCACCGTCCCCGTGACGATGGACGAGATGACCCTGCTGTCGGCGGCCGTCGTACGGGGCACCAGCCGGGCCCTGATCATCGGCGACCTGCCGTTCGGCTCCTACCAGGAAGGCGCCGTGCAGGCGCTGCGCAGCGCGACCCGGCTGGTGAAGGAGGCCGGGGTCGGGGCGGTCAAGCTGGAGGGCGGCGAGCGTTCGCTGCGCCAGACCGAGCTGATCGTGCAGTCCGGCATCCCGGTCATGTCCCACCTGGGCCTGACCCCGCAGTCCGTGAACGCCATGGGCTACCGGGTGCAGGGCCGCACCGACGAGGCCGCGCACCAGCTGCTGCGCGACGCGAAGGCGGCGCAGGACGCGGGCGCCTTCGCGGTGGTCCTGGAGCTGGTCCCGGCCGAGCTGGCCGCCGAGGTCACCCGGTCCCTGCACATCCCGACGGTCGGCATCGGCGCGGGCTCGGAGTGCGACGCGCAGGTGCTGGTGTGGACCGACATGATGGGCCTGACCGGCGGGAAGATGCCGCGGTTCGTGAAGCAGTACGCGAACCTGCGCCAGACCATGGGTGACGCGGCGAAGGCCTTCGCCGAGGACGTGGTCGGCGGATCGTTCCCGCAGCCGGAGCACGCCTTCCACTAG
- a CDS encoding endonuclease/exonuclease/phosphatase family protein produces the protein MAQAYMTETGNGGSEPGPSRSGLKRRLAELGRDRGIWKRGLVTAGVAALISLVMIFHAELPNDVGNLGSLTETFLPWLVVVVPVLLVIAVIRKSATALISILLTAAVWVNLFGGLVNDKSGPGGNLMVATHNVDADNPDPRGTAEAVAKSGADVLALTELKASAVPVYEKALDGVYKYHAVEGTVGVWSKYPLTSSKPVDIRLGWTRAMRTTVAGPFGEIGVYVAHLPSVRVKLNAGFTANQRDNSADALGAALASEPLKNVILLGDLNGTMNDRALSEVTSQMRSTQGAAGDGFGFSWPAQFPMARIDQIMVRGVKPEASWTLPRTGSDHLPVAARVTVRK, from the coding sequence ATGGCACAGGCGTACATGACGGAGACGGGGAACGGCGGCTCAGAGCCCGGGCCCTCCCGATCCGGCCTGAAGCGTCGGCTGGCCGAGCTGGGCCGCGACCGCGGCATCTGGAAGCGCGGCCTCGTGACGGCCGGCGTGGCCGCGCTGATCTCCCTGGTGATGATCTTCCACGCCGAGCTGCCCAACGACGTGGGCAACCTCGGCAGCCTGACCGAGACCTTCCTGCCCTGGCTGGTCGTGGTCGTGCCGGTCCTGCTGGTCATCGCCGTGATCCGCAAGTCGGCCACCGCCCTGATCTCGATACTGCTGACCGCCGCGGTGTGGGTGAACCTCTTCGGCGGCCTGGTCAACGACAAGTCGGGCCCCGGCGGCAACCTGATGGTCGCCACCCACAACGTCGACGCCGACAACCCCGACCCGCGCGGCACCGCCGAGGCGGTCGCCAAGTCCGGGGCCGACGTGCTGGCCCTGACCGAGCTCAAGGCGAGCGCCGTCCCCGTCTACGAGAAGGCCCTCGACGGCGTGTACAAGTACCACGCGGTCGAGGGCACGGTCGGCGTGTGGAGCAAGTACCCGCTGACCTCCAGCAAGCCCGTCGACATCCGGCTGGGCTGGACCCGGGCCATGCGCACCACCGTCGCCGGCCCCTTCGGCGAGATCGGCGTCTACGTCGCCCACCTGCCCTCGGTCCGCGTCAAGCTCAACGCCGGTTTCACCGCCAACCAGCGCGACAACAGCGCCGACGCGCTCGGCGCGGCCCTCGCCTCCGAACCGCTGAAGAACGTCATCCTGCTCGGCGACCTCAACGGCACCATGAACGACCGCGCCCTGTCCGAGGTCACCTCGCAGATGCGCTCCACCCAGGGCGCGGCCGGCGACGGCTTCGGCTTCAGCTGGCCCGCGCAGTTCCCGATGGCCCGGATCGACCAGATCATGGTCCGCGGGGTGAAGCCGGAGGCCTCCTGGACCCTGCCGCGCACGGGCAGCGACCACCTCCCGGTCGCCGCCCGGGTGACCGTACGGAAGTAG
- a CDS encoding ATP-binding cassette domain-containing protein, producing the protein MVDMTRNDKNAHAVEVRGLVKHYGETKALDGVDLDVREGTVLGVLGPNGAGKTTLVRCLSTLIVPDAGTARVAGFDVVRQPRQLRRTIGLTGQYASVDEKLSGWENLYMIGRLLDLSRKDSRTRADEMLERFSLTEASKKAAMYYSGGMRRRLDLAASLIGNPAVLYLDEPTTGLDPRTRNEVWDEVQRLVAEGATVLLTTQYMEEAEQLASELTVIDRGKVIANGKVDELKARVGGRTLRIRPVDPSDLPGMARSLAEAGLDGVAGSQAVPDEGALLVPILSDEQLTAVVGLLAARGYAIADLGTYLPSLDEVFLSITGEKPAITEIPEEVAA; encoded by the coding sequence ATGGTGGACATGACGCGAAACGACAAGAACGCCCACGCCGTGGAAGTGCGGGGGCTGGTCAAGCACTACGGCGAGACCAAAGCCCTGGACGGGGTCGACCTGGACGTCCGCGAGGGCACCGTGCTCGGTGTCCTCGGTCCGAACGGCGCCGGCAAGACCACCCTGGTCCGCTGCCTGTCCACCCTGATCGTCCCCGACGCCGGCACCGCGCGGGTCGCCGGCTTCGACGTGGTCCGCCAGCCCCGGCAGCTGCGCCGCACCATCGGCCTGACCGGCCAGTACGCCTCGGTCGACGAGAAGCTCTCCGGCTGGGAGAACCTCTACATGATCGGCCGGCTGCTGGACCTGTCCCGCAAGGACTCCCGGACCCGCGCGGACGAGATGCTGGAGCGGTTCTCCCTGACGGAGGCCTCCAAGAAGGCCGCGATGTACTACTCCGGCGGTATGCGCCGCCGGCTCGACCTGGCCGCCTCGCTGATCGGCAACCCGGCCGTCCTCTACCTGGACGAGCCGACCACCGGCCTGGACCCCCGTACCCGCAACGAGGTGTGGGACGAGGTGCAGCGGCTGGTCGCCGAGGGCGCCACGGTGCTGCTCACCACCCAGTACATGGAAGAGGCCGAGCAGCTCGCGAGCGAGCTGACGGTCATCGACCGCGGCAAGGTCATCGCCAACGGCAAGGTCGACGAGCTGAAGGCCCGCGTCGGCGGCCGCACCCTGCGGATCCGGCCGGTGGACCCCTCGGACCTGCCGGGCATGGCCCGTTCGCTGGCCGAGGCCGGTCTGGACGGGGTGGCCGGCTCGCAGGCCGTGCCCGACGAGGGGGCGCTGCTGGTGCCGATCCTGAGCGACGAGCAGCTGACCGCCGTCGTCGGCCTGCTGGCCGCCCGCGGGTACGCGATCGCCGACCTCGGCACCTACCTGCCCAGCCTGGACGAGGTGTTCCTGTCCATCACGGGCGAGAAGCCCGCCATCACCGAGATCCCCGAGGAGGTCGCGGCATGA
- a CDS encoding site-2 protease family protein produces MGHQGGRGERQISSVFLGIVAVMAVTGWAVWTGYAASPGLAVFLFVTAAWVVSLCLHEYAHARTALHGGDITVGAKGYLTLNPLKYTHPLLSIVLPVIFVILGGLGLPGGAVYIERDRIRGRWKHSLVSAAGPLTNVAFAVVCTAPFWLDALDGVPFAFRFALAFLALLQVSAAILNFLPVPGLDGYGVIEPWLSHRVRRELAPLAPFALIGVFALLWIPEVNAFFFDVVRGILRALGVSDLETYCGRDLYRFWQDSDGFCTDTRN; encoded by the coding sequence ATGGGTCATCAGGGCGGCCGCGGCGAGCGGCAGATCAGTTCCGTGTTCCTCGGCATCGTCGCCGTCATGGCGGTGACCGGCTGGGCGGTGTGGACGGGGTACGCGGCGAGCCCGGGGCTGGCGGTGTTCCTCTTCGTCACGGCGGCGTGGGTGGTCTCCCTGTGCCTGCACGAGTACGCGCACGCCCGCACCGCCCTGCACGGCGGCGACATCACGGTCGGCGCCAAGGGCTACCTCACCCTGAACCCGCTGAAGTACACGCACCCGCTGCTGAGCATCGTCCTGCCGGTGATCTTCGTGATCCTGGGCGGGCTGGGCCTGCCCGGCGGGGCCGTGTACATCGAGCGCGACCGGATCCGGGGCCGCTGGAAGCACAGCCTCGTCTCGGCGGCGGGCCCGCTGACCAACGTGGCCTTCGCGGTCGTGTGCACAGCGCCGTTCTGGCTGGACGCCCTCGACGGGGTCCCCTTCGCCTTCCGCTTCGCGCTGGCCTTCCTCGCGCTGCTCCAGGTCTCGGCGGCGATCCTGAACTTCCTGCCGGTCCCGGGCCTGGACGGCTACGGGGTCATCGAGCCCTGGCTCTCCCACCGGGTCCGCCGCGAGCTGGCACCGCTGGCGCCGTTCGCCCTGATCGGGGTGTTCGCGCTGCTGTGGATCCCGGAGGTGAACGCGTTCTTCTTCGACGTGGTGCGCGGCATCCTGCGCGCGCTCGGCGTCTCGGACCTGGAGACGTACTGCGGCCGCGACCTCTACCGCTTCTGGCAGGACTCGGACGGCTTCTGCACCGACACCCGGAACTAG